One Phalacrocorax aristotelis chromosome 10, bGulAri2.1, whole genome shotgun sequence genomic region harbors:
- the NUMB gene encoding protein numb homolog isoform X1, with the protein MNKLRQSFRRKKDVYVPEASRPHQWQTDEEGVRTGKCSFPVKYLGHVEVDESRGMHICEDAVKRLKSERKFFKGFFGKSGKKAVKAVLWVSADGLRVVDEKTKDLIVDQTIEKVSFCAPDRNFDRAFSYICRDGTTRRWICHCFMAVKDTGERLSHAVGCAFAACLERKQKREKECGVTATFDASRTTFTREGSFRVTTATEQAEREEIMRQMPDAKAVETEVKTAAPGAAPNNTVPSSGSPTSPTAEVAASLDKEMSNPHAIPRRHAPIEQLARQGSFRGFPALSQKMSPFKRQLSLRINELPSTVQRKTDFPMKNSVPEIEGETDSISALCSQITSAFSTPSEDPFSSAPMTKPVTVVAPQSPAFQVNGTASAFCVLAAKPSQAAVVSTTMPVRETNPWAHAPAANTGAAAMVAGTEWSSTSSGAASPSLFQGNHRRTPSEADRWLEEVSKTVRAQQQPTPAPQPLLQPPPAASQSAPAFPVSTFVAPQPVPVGVVPPMQPAFIPAQPYAVANGMTYAAPSVPVVGITPSQMVANVFGTASHTPAAHPHQSPSLVKQQTFPQYESNSATTSPFFNPPAQHNGSAAFNGVDSGKWAAEDKHSQPPAAAPQVDPFEAQWAALESKAKQRTNPSPTNPFSSDLQKTFEIEL; encoded by the exons ATGAACAAATTACGGCAAAGCTTTAGGAGAAAGAAAGATGTCTATGTCCCGGAGGCCAGTAGGCCTCATCAGTGGCAGACTGATGAAGAAGGTGTTCGTACTGGCAAGTGTAGCTTTCCTGTTAAG TACTTGGGACACGTCGAAGTGGATGAATCCAGAGGAATGCATATCTGTGAAGATGCTGTGAAGAGACTGAAATCT GAAAGGAAGTTCTTCAAAGGCTTCTTTGGAAAA TCTGGGAAGAAAGCCGTTAAAGCAGTCCTGTGGGTTTCAGCGGATGGACTCAGAGTTGTAGATGAGAAAACAAAG gATCTTATAGTTGATCAGACAATAGAGAAGGTTTCTTTCTGCGCACCAGACAGGAACTTTGACCGGGCATTCTCATACATCTGTCGAGATGGCACAACGAGACGCTGGATATGCCACTGCTTTATGGCTGTGAAGGACACG GGGGAAAGGTTGAGTCATGCCGTGGGCTGTGCATTTGCAGCATGCCTGGAGCGAAAGCAGAAGCGGGAGAAGGAGTGTGGAGTGACTGCCACCTTTGACGCCAGCAGAACCACATTCACTAGAGAGGGGTCATTCAGGGTCACTACAGCTACTGaacaggcagagagagaggaaattaTGAGACAGATGCCGGATGCTAAAG CAGttgaaacagaagtgaaaacagCAGCACCAGGTGCTGCACCAAACAATACTGTCCCCTCTTCCGGCTCACCAACCTCTCCTACTGCTGAAGTTGCTGCCTCTCTGGATAAAGAAATGAGCAATCCCCACGCTATTCCACGGAGGCATGCCCCTATAGAACAGCTTGCCAGGCAAGGGTCTTTCAGGGGTTTCCCTGCCCTTAGCCAAAAGATGTCTCCTTTTAAACGCCAGTTGTCTTTGCGAATAAACGAACTGCCTTCAACAGTGCAAAGGAAGACCGATTTCCCCATGAAAAACTCAG tTCCTGAGATAGAAGGGGAAACAGACAGCATTAGTGCCCTGTGCTCTCAGATCACCAGTGCTTTCAGCACACCATCAGAAGATCCTTTCTCCTCGGCCCCCATGACAAAACCAGTGACAGTAGTCGCACCACAGTCTCCTGCCTTTCAAG TTAATGGCACTGCCTCTGCCTTCTGTGTGCTTGCTGCTAAACCATCCCAAGCTGCTGTAGTGTCCACAACTATGCCAGTTCGTGAAACCAATCCTTGGGCTCATGCTCCTGCTGCTAATACTGGAGCTGCAGCCATGGTTGCTG GCACTGAATGGAGCAGCACCTCCtcaggtgcagcctcaccaagTCTCTTCCAAGGAAATCACAGACGTACTCCCTCAGAGGCAGACCGCTGGTTGGAAGAGGTCTCAAAGACTGTCAGAGCCCAACAGCAGCCaaccccagccccgcagccactactgcagcctcctccagcagcttcccagtcaGCACCAGCCTTCCCAGTCAGCACCTTCGTTGCGCCTCAGCCTGTGCCAGTGGGTGTGGTACCACCCATGCAGCCGGCATTTATTCCAGCTCAGCCCTATGCTGTAGCAAATGGGATGACCTATGCAGCCCCAAGCGTACCTGTGGTTGGAATCACACCTTCCCAGATGGTAGCCAACGTCTTTGGCACTGCAAGCCACACTCCAGCAGCCCATCCGCATCAGTCACCCAGTCTTGTCAAACAGCAGACGTTCCCTCAGTATGAAAGCAACAGTGCTACAACTAGCCCTTTCTTCAACCCACCCGCGCAGCACAATGGCTCTGCAGCTTTCAACGGAGTTGACAGTGGCAAATGGGCTGCAGAGGACAAGCATTCGCAGCCTCCCGCGGCCGCTCCGCAGGTAGACCCATTTGAAGCACAGTGGGCAGCACTagagagcaaagcaaagcagcgCACTAATCCCTCTCCCACTAACCCCTTCTCAAGTGATTTACAGAAGACATTTGAGATTGAACTTTAA
- the NUMB gene encoding protein numb homolog isoform X8, with translation MHICEDAVKRLKSSGKKAVKAVLWVSADGLRVVDEKTKDLIVDQTIEKVSFCAPDRNFDRAFSYICRDGTTRRWICHCFMAVKDTGERLSHAVGCAFAACLERKQKREKECGVTATFDASRTTFTREGSFRVTTATEQAEREEIMRQMPDAKAVETEVKTAAPGAAPNNTVPSSGSPTSPTAEVAASLDKEMSNPHAIPRRHAPIEQLARQGSFRGFPALSQKMSPFKRQLSLRINELPSTVQRKTDFPMKNSVPEIEGETDSISALCSQITSAFSTPSEDPFSSAPMTKPVTVVAPQSPAFQVNGTASAFCVLAAKPSQAAVVSTTMPVRETNPWAHAPAANTGAAAMVAGTEWSSTSSGAASPSLFQGNHRRTPSEADRWLEEVSKTVRAQQQPTPAPQPLLQPPPAASQSAPAFPVSTFVAPQPVPVGVVPPMQPAFIPAQPYAVANGMTYAAPSVPVVGITPSQMVANVFGTASHTPAAHPHQSPSLVKQQTFPQYESNSATTSPFFNPPAQHNGSAAFNGVDSGKWAAEDKHSQPPAAAPQVDPFEAQWAALESKAKQRTNPSPTNPFSSDLQKTFEIEL, from the exons ATGCATATCTGTGAAGATGCTGTGAAGAGACTGAAATCT TCTGGGAAGAAAGCCGTTAAAGCAGTCCTGTGGGTTTCAGCGGATGGACTCAGAGTTGTAGATGAGAAAACAAAG gATCTTATAGTTGATCAGACAATAGAGAAGGTTTCTTTCTGCGCACCAGACAGGAACTTTGACCGGGCATTCTCATACATCTGTCGAGATGGCACAACGAGACGCTGGATATGCCACTGCTTTATGGCTGTGAAGGACACG GGGGAAAGGTTGAGTCATGCCGTGGGCTGTGCATTTGCAGCATGCCTGGAGCGAAAGCAGAAGCGGGAGAAGGAGTGTGGAGTGACTGCCACCTTTGACGCCAGCAGAACCACATTCACTAGAGAGGGGTCATTCAGGGTCACTACAGCTACTGaacaggcagagagagaggaaattaTGAGACAGATGCCGGATGCTAAAG CAGttgaaacagaagtgaaaacagCAGCACCAGGTGCTGCACCAAACAATACTGTCCCCTCTTCCGGCTCACCAACCTCTCCTACTGCTGAAGTTGCTGCCTCTCTGGATAAAGAAATGAGCAATCCCCACGCTATTCCACGGAGGCATGCCCCTATAGAACAGCTTGCCAGGCAAGGGTCTTTCAGGGGTTTCCCTGCCCTTAGCCAAAAGATGTCTCCTTTTAAACGCCAGTTGTCTTTGCGAATAAACGAACTGCCTTCAACAGTGCAAAGGAAGACCGATTTCCCCATGAAAAACTCAG tTCCTGAGATAGAAGGGGAAACAGACAGCATTAGTGCCCTGTGCTCTCAGATCACCAGTGCTTTCAGCACACCATCAGAAGATCCTTTCTCCTCGGCCCCCATGACAAAACCAGTGACAGTAGTCGCACCACAGTCTCCTGCCTTTCAAG TTAATGGCACTGCCTCTGCCTTCTGTGTGCTTGCTGCTAAACCATCCCAAGCTGCTGTAGTGTCCACAACTATGCCAGTTCGTGAAACCAATCCTTGGGCTCATGCTCCTGCTGCTAATACTGGAGCTGCAGCCATGGTTGCTG GCACTGAATGGAGCAGCACCTCCtcaggtgcagcctcaccaagTCTCTTCCAAGGAAATCACAGACGTACTCCCTCAGAGGCAGACCGCTGGTTGGAAGAGGTCTCAAAGACTGTCAGAGCCCAACAGCAGCCaaccccagccccgcagccactactgcagcctcctccagcagcttcccagtcaGCACCAGCCTTCCCAGTCAGCACCTTCGTTGCGCCTCAGCCTGTGCCAGTGGGTGTGGTACCACCCATGCAGCCGGCATTTATTCCAGCTCAGCCCTATGCTGTAGCAAATGGGATGACCTATGCAGCCCCAAGCGTACCTGTGGTTGGAATCACACCTTCCCAGATGGTAGCCAACGTCTTTGGCACTGCAAGCCACACTCCAGCAGCCCATCCGCATCAGTCACCCAGTCTTGTCAAACAGCAGACGTTCCCTCAGTATGAAAGCAACAGTGCTACAACTAGCCCTTTCTTCAACCCACCCGCGCAGCACAATGGCTCTGCAGCTTTCAACGGAGTTGACAGTGGCAAATGGGCTGCAGAGGACAAGCATTCGCAGCCTCCCGCGGCCGCTCCGCAGGTAGACCCATTTGAAGCACAGTGGGCAGCACTagagagcaaagcaaagcagcgCACTAATCCCTCTCCCACTAACCCCTTCTCAAGTGATTTACAGAAGACATTTGAGATTGAACTTTAA
- the NUMB gene encoding protein numb homolog isoform X5 has product MHICEDAVKRLKSERKFFKGFFGKSGKKAVKAVLWVSADGLRVVDEKTKDLIVDQTIEKVSFCAPDRNFDRAFSYICRDGTTRRWICHCFMAVKDTGERLSHAVGCAFAACLERKQKREKECGVTATFDASRTTFTREGSFRVTTATEQAEREEIMRQMPDAKAVETEVKTAAPGAAPNNTVPSSGSPTSPTAEVAASLDKEMSNPHAIPRRHAPIEQLARQGSFRGFPALSQKMSPFKRQLSLRINELPSTVQRKTDFPMKNSVPEIEGETDSISALCSQITSAFSTPSEDPFSSAPMTKPVTVVAPQSPAFQVNGTASAFCVLAAKPSQAAVVSTTMPVRETNPWAHAPAANTGAAAMVAGTEWSSTSSGAASPSLFQGNHRRTPSEADRWLEEVSKTVRAQQQPTPAPQPLLQPPPAASQSAPAFPVSTFVAPQPVPVGVVPPMQPAFIPAQPYAVANGMTYAAPSVPVVGITPSQMVANVFGTASHTPAAHPHQSPSLVKQQTFPQYESNSATTSPFFNPPAQHNGSAAFNGVDSGKWAAEDKHSQPPAAAPQVDPFEAQWAALESKAKQRTNPSPTNPFSSDLQKTFEIEL; this is encoded by the exons ATGCATATCTGTGAAGATGCTGTGAAGAGACTGAAATCT GAAAGGAAGTTCTTCAAAGGCTTCTTTGGAAAA TCTGGGAAGAAAGCCGTTAAAGCAGTCCTGTGGGTTTCAGCGGATGGACTCAGAGTTGTAGATGAGAAAACAAAG gATCTTATAGTTGATCAGACAATAGAGAAGGTTTCTTTCTGCGCACCAGACAGGAACTTTGACCGGGCATTCTCATACATCTGTCGAGATGGCACAACGAGACGCTGGATATGCCACTGCTTTATGGCTGTGAAGGACACG GGGGAAAGGTTGAGTCATGCCGTGGGCTGTGCATTTGCAGCATGCCTGGAGCGAAAGCAGAAGCGGGAGAAGGAGTGTGGAGTGACTGCCACCTTTGACGCCAGCAGAACCACATTCACTAGAGAGGGGTCATTCAGGGTCACTACAGCTACTGaacaggcagagagagaggaaattaTGAGACAGATGCCGGATGCTAAAG CAGttgaaacagaagtgaaaacagCAGCACCAGGTGCTGCACCAAACAATACTGTCCCCTCTTCCGGCTCACCAACCTCTCCTACTGCTGAAGTTGCTGCCTCTCTGGATAAAGAAATGAGCAATCCCCACGCTATTCCACGGAGGCATGCCCCTATAGAACAGCTTGCCAGGCAAGGGTCTTTCAGGGGTTTCCCTGCCCTTAGCCAAAAGATGTCTCCTTTTAAACGCCAGTTGTCTTTGCGAATAAACGAACTGCCTTCAACAGTGCAAAGGAAGACCGATTTCCCCATGAAAAACTCAG tTCCTGAGATAGAAGGGGAAACAGACAGCATTAGTGCCCTGTGCTCTCAGATCACCAGTGCTTTCAGCACACCATCAGAAGATCCTTTCTCCTCGGCCCCCATGACAAAACCAGTGACAGTAGTCGCACCACAGTCTCCTGCCTTTCAAG TTAATGGCACTGCCTCTGCCTTCTGTGTGCTTGCTGCTAAACCATCCCAAGCTGCTGTAGTGTCCACAACTATGCCAGTTCGTGAAACCAATCCTTGGGCTCATGCTCCTGCTGCTAATACTGGAGCTGCAGCCATGGTTGCTG GCACTGAATGGAGCAGCACCTCCtcaggtgcagcctcaccaagTCTCTTCCAAGGAAATCACAGACGTACTCCCTCAGAGGCAGACCGCTGGTTGGAAGAGGTCTCAAAGACTGTCAGAGCCCAACAGCAGCCaaccccagccccgcagccactactgcagcctcctccagcagcttcccagtcaGCACCAGCCTTCCCAGTCAGCACCTTCGTTGCGCCTCAGCCTGTGCCAGTGGGTGTGGTACCACCCATGCAGCCGGCATTTATTCCAGCTCAGCCCTATGCTGTAGCAAATGGGATGACCTATGCAGCCCCAAGCGTACCTGTGGTTGGAATCACACCTTCCCAGATGGTAGCCAACGTCTTTGGCACTGCAAGCCACACTCCAGCAGCCCATCCGCATCAGTCACCCAGTCTTGTCAAACAGCAGACGTTCCCTCAGTATGAAAGCAACAGTGCTACAACTAGCCCTTTCTTCAACCCACCCGCGCAGCACAATGGCTCTGCAGCTTTCAACGGAGTTGACAGTGGCAAATGGGCTGCAGAGGACAAGCATTCGCAGCCTCCCGCGGCCGCTCCGCAGGTAGACCCATTTGAAGCACAGTGGGCAGCACTagagagcaaagcaaagcagcgCACTAATCCCTCTCCCACTAACCCCTTCTCAAGTGATTTACAGAAGACATTTGAGATTGAACTTTAA